The Candidatus Dependentiae bacterium genome includes a window with the following:
- a CDS encoding DUF4234 domain-containing protein, with product MNMPIIIIKKRSLIAMALLMFFTFGLYFFYWQYKTKQEINKLGGEIPTFWFAIIPFLNIYFDYRYAQNFIKLVRKTEDQLLLVLLTVCLACFPFVGAFIVQYELNNYADKSFSMR from the coding sequence TTGAATATGCCAATTATAATTATTAAAAAGCGCAGTCTTATTGCGATGGCGCTGCTTATGTTTTTCACGTTCGGCCTTTATTTCTTTTATTGGCAGTATAAAACTAAACAAGAGATCAATAAGTTGGGTGGTGAAATACCAACATTTTGGTTTGCGATTATTCCGTTTTTAAATATTTATTTTGATTATCGCTACGCGCAAAATTTTATTAAATTGGTGCGCAAGACAGAAGATCAGCTGCTTTTAGTTTTGCTAACGGTATGCTTAGCCTGTTTTCCATTTGTTGGAGCGTTTATTGTGCAATATGAACTTAACAATTACGCAGATAAGAGTTTCTCCATGCGCTAA
- a CDS encoding alcohol dehydrogenase catalytic domain-containing protein gives MKALVFNGIGKIALKNVKAPALKHQTDALVKITMSAICGTDLHFIRGTIQGMKKGTILGHEGVGIVEKIGSKVRNFKIGDRVIVPSTIGCGKCPHCLEEHYALCDNANPHGHEAGTAFYGGPAGTGPFNGMQAEKVRVPFADVNLVKIPDELNDEQVILLSDILPTSYMAVEMANVSPIDTVAVFGCGPVGQLAIACLKQLRVKQIFAIDHVKSRLKIAQLQGARIINFDEVNPVEELRKLTKGKGPTRIIDAVGVDAEHASHCSPAMRAEFKKEQKKIAPKTRIHDGNWIPGSGPSQVFRWAVDAIAKNGVISIIGVYSDLSESFPIGKATGKNVTIRMGDCNHRKYLPMLLSWVKNGKIDMRPFLTQKLPFTNIIEAYKHFDKREDNWLKVALTFGKK, from the coding sequence ATGAAGGCTCTCGTTTTTAATGGGATAGGTAAAATTGCTTTAAAGAATGTGAAAGCTCCGGCTTTAAAACATCAAACTGACGCTCTGGTGAAAATCACGATGTCCGCCATTTGCGGCACCGATTTACATTTTATTCGCGGAACAATCCAAGGAATGAAGAAGGGAACCATCCTGGGTCATGAGGGAGTCGGCATCGTAGAAAAAATTGGCTCTAAAGTACGCAATTTTAAAATCGGCGATCGCGTGATTGTTCCATCAACGATAGGATGCGGAAAGTGCCCCCATTGCTTAGAAGAGCATTATGCATTGTGTGATAACGCCAATCCTCATGGCCATGAAGCAGGAACTGCTTTTTACGGCGGCCCAGCGGGTACTGGTCCTTTTAATGGTATGCAAGCAGAAAAAGTTCGCGTTCCTTTTGCAGATGTAAATTTGGTGAAAATACCTGACGAACTGAACGATGAACAAGTAATTCTTTTATCCGATATTTTGCCAACTTCGTATATGGCAGTAGAAATGGCAAATGTTTCACCAATCGATACAGTTGCTGTTTTTGGATGCGGCCCCGTTGGTCAATTAGCGATCGCCTGTTTAAAACAACTACGTGTTAAACAAATTTTTGCAATCGATCATGTTAAATCACGATTAAAAATTGCGCAGTTGCAAGGCGCACGCATTATTAATTTTGATGAAGTAAATCCTGTAGAAGAACTTAGAAAACTCACAAAAGGAAAAGGGCCAACAAGAATTATAGACGCTGTTGGCGTTGATGCTGAGCATGCATCGCATTGTTCGCCCGCCATGCGCGCTGAATTTAAAAAAGAACAAAAAAAGATCGCTCCTAAAACACGCATACATGATGGCAATTGGATTCCAGGAAGCGGACCTTCTCAAGTTTTTAGATGGGCGGTGGATGCGATAGCAAAGAATGGCGTGATCTCTATTATTGGCGTCTATTCAGATTTATCAGAATCGTTTCCAATAGGAAAAGCGACCGGAAAAAATGTTACTATTCGGATGGGCGATTGCAATCACCGTAAGTATTTACCTATGCTTCTTTCTTGGGTGAAAAACGGAAAAATTGATATGCGACCTTTCCTCACGCAAAAATTACCGTTTACCAATATTATTGAAGCATATAAACACTTTGATAAACGAGAAGACAATTGGCTCAAAGTAGCGCTCACTTTTGGAAAAAAATAG
- a CDS encoding right-handed parallel beta-helix repeat-containing protein: protein MNKKYKVNLLTKLLICLNFIFLSLSCFSEDRYYSEKIPRAAREDEQNLGNSAISGCNNCNGFFKPVIPPTCICNVKIPCAGTPITAPVTISSPGYYCLANDITGGIIITANDVSLDLNNHTMSGAGIGSGSGIVINSGFNRKVFNGRIVNFDNGVSCNQSMNTLINEVAINTCFVEGMTITTCTGTVLDSIVINTIGNIGVHFNGINDASLIKNVTVSNAQQGIICDNISNSIIEFCNIFDCTSNIFPSFANAGFAINGGSSNQIDSCTVKNLRSIDFPVGFVFDGNDNIVVRNCVAQNITAFSPTAAFAAGYLCTQGVVANYQFSNCSAVAISGGGFVAGFEMNGNVGVIEDCIAQDCIATAVPPANGVGFFESGRRISLTNCQAFNCSGAGFSTNSGTPVSDVTFQYCQSTNSTIGFLTTISTSLIGNCVAFNNTTGFQIAAGTSIYHCFASNNGTHYAGAGAVNVQNANTQVDTTVVGPTGPFAGANLFM, encoded by the coding sequence ATGAATAAAAAATATAAGGTAAATTTACTTACAAAGTTATTAATTTGTTTAAATTTTATTTTCCTTAGTCTTTCATGTTTTTCTGAAGATAGATATTATTCAGAAAAAATTCCAAGAGCTGCACGTGAGGATGAACAAAATCTTGGTAACTCTGCGATTTCAGGATGCAATAACTGTAATGGTTTTTTTAAGCCGGTGATTCCGCCAACTTGTATTTGTAATGTAAAGATTCCGTGTGCAGGAACACCCATTACTGCGCCCGTTACCATTTCGTCTCCCGGTTACTATTGTTTGGCAAATGATATTACGGGGGGAATAATAATAACGGCTAACGATGTGTCTCTTGATTTGAATAATCATACAATGAGCGGTGCGGGCATAGGATCTGGCAGTGGAATAGTTATCAACAGTGGTTTCAATAGAAAAGTATTTAATGGACGCATTGTAAATTTTGATAATGGCGTTTCATGCAATCAATCAATGAATACTTTAATTAATGAAGTTGCCATAAATACATGTTTTGTAGAGGGCATGACGATTACAACGTGCACCGGTACAGTTTTAGATTCCATTGTAATTAACACCATCGGAAATATTGGTGTGCATTTTAATGGCATTAATGATGCGAGCCTTATTAAGAATGTGACTGTTTCGAATGCGCAGCAAGGAATTATTTGTGATAATATTTCCAACAGTATTATTGAATTCTGTAATATTTTTGACTGTACATCTAATATTTTCCCTAGCTTTGCAAATGCAGGGTTTGCAATTAATGGTGGAAGTTCAAATCAAATTGATAGCTGTACGGTAAAGAACTTAAGATCAATAGACTTTCCAGTTGGATTTGTTTTTGATGGGAACGATAATATTGTAGTAAGGAATTGTGTTGCTCAAAATATTACCGCTTTTTCACCAACTGCCGCATTTGCGGCCGGTTATCTTTGTACACAAGGGGTGGTGGCTAATTATCAGTTTTCTAATTGTTCTGCAGTTGCAATTAGTGGTGGCGGGTTTGTAGCGGGATTTGAAATGAATGGAAACGTGGGAGTCATCGAGGATTGCATTGCGCAAGATTGCATCGCAACAGCAGTACCGCCGGCTAATGGCGTTGGCTTTTTCGAGAGCGGCCGTCGCATTAGCCTAACAAATTGCCAAGCATTTAACTGTAGTGGTGCTGGATTTTCAACAAATTCTGGAACACCGGTATCGGATGTTACTTTTCAATATTGCCAAAGCACAAACAGTACGATCGGTTTTTTGACTACTATTTCAACGAGCCTTATTGGAAATTGCGTAGCATTCAATAATACGACTGGTTTTCAAATTGCAGCAGGAACATCAATTTACCACTGTTTTGCTAGCAATAATGGAACTCACTATGCCGGTGCCGGTGCGGTAAACGTGCAAAACGCAAATACGCAAGTTGACACGACGGTAGTAGGGCCAACAGGGCCGTTTGCGGGCGCTAACTTATTTATGTGA
- a CDS encoding DoxX family membrane protein, protein MATTISNKAYAHLNHTWLMLKVTYSILFLAAGADKFFNMVTHWEKYLSPFVAQHLPAMPTYFLYVFGIIEIGIGIMIATKFTRLGAYLGACSIFLVVVDLLTTFTFLDIIVRDIVIIVGAIALAQLTTIKQDLE, encoded by the coding sequence ATGGCGACAACTATTTCAAATAAAGCTTATGCGCATTTAAATCATACGTGGTTAATGCTTAAGGTCACGTATAGTATCCTGTTTCTCGCAGCTGGCGCTGATAAATTTTTTAATATGGTTACGCATTGGGAAAAATATTTGAGCCCATTTGTGGCCCAACATCTTCCTGCAATGCCGACCTATTTTTTATATGTGTTTGGAATTATTGAAATAGGTATTGGTATTATGATTGCAACTAAGTTTACACGACTCGGCGCGTATTTAGGCGCTTGCTCGATTTTTCTGGTGGTAGTGGACTTGCTTACTACATTTACTTTTTTGGATATCATCGTGCGTGATATTGTTATTATTGTTGGTGCCATTGCGTTGGCACAGTTGACAACGATCAAGCAGGATCTTGAATAA